From the Chitinophaga lutea genome, the window ACCTCCACCTGATGCCGGAATATTTTAAAAAGATCAGCGTCATCGATATGCCGGAAGAAAAGGTCGACATCGTGTCCAACATGATGTTCACCCTGCTGCAACGCCCGCGGCAGGCGACCCTTTCCCTGATGCAGCGCACCGAAAAAGAAGACGAACTGGCCGACCTGCTCGAACAGTACGACGTGGAAAACGCGGGAGAAATAGCGGAAAACTTCGTCGACTTCGGGGGCACCACGGAAGACCTGGAAGCCTTTCGCGAACATATCCCTCCGGCCCACTTCTCCCCTGTCATCAACTGGATCAATAATAACCTCATCACCGAAAAAATGGTGGCGGACATCGGCGACGCATCCCGCAGGATAGCAGCGCTCATCGGCTCCGTGAAGGTTTTCACGCATATGGACCAGGGGCACGACCAGCAGGTGGCCGACATACACGAAGGCATCGTCAACACCCTCACCATGCTGCAGCACAAAATCCGTAAAGGCAACGTGGAAGTAGCGCAGCATTTCGACACCAGCCTGCCGCCGGTGAAAGCCTACATCGGCGAGCTCAACCAGGTATGGACCAACCTGATCGACAACGCGCTCGACGCCATGGAAAACAACGGCAAAGGCGTACTGGAGATCAAAACAGAAAAAGACGGCGAATGCGTGAAGGTCACGATTACGGACAACGGCACCGGCATTGCGCCCGACGCCCTGCCGCAGATATTCGATCCGTTTTTCACCACCAAAGACATCGGGAAAGGAACCGGCCTCGGCCTCGATATCGTATCGCAGA encodes:
- a CDS encoding sensor histidine kinase, with translation MDKVSADWLQTIEALKDVPREQLQWLADNSVQESVPAGEYVFKVNDPIISTIFVISGKIRAYRLQNGEAREIALFEPKSITGHLPYSRGVNAIASGQALEDTEVLRFPREKSDDLIRHHFELTQALVHQMISRVREFTSNQLQDEKMVALGKLSAGLAHELNNPAAAVVRGATSLREHLHLMPEYFKKISVIDMPEEKVDIVSNMMFTLLQRPRQATLSLMQRTEKEDELADLLEQYDVENAGEIAENFVDFGGTTEDLEAFREHIPPAHFSPVINWINNNLITEKMVADIGDASRRIAALIGSVKVFTHMDQGHDQQVADIHEGIVNTLTMLQHKIRKGNVEVAQHFDTSLPPVKAYIGELNQVWTNLIDNALDAMENNGKGVLEIKTEKDGECVKVTITDNGTGIAPDALPQIFDPFFTTKDIGKGTGLGLDIVSQIVRQHKGSVKVQSAPGRTQFSVSLPAKA